In the bacterium genome, one interval contains:
- a CDS encoding methyltransferase domain-containing protein, whose amino-acid sequence MFKQYVHAEIAAGLDETYRFEAWAGQTPGAAYYDVHAAVIDEREQCVPILRDVLAGGRKLILESGCGSGRWLAWFARQGHRAVGLDDSAGPLRVARAHDAAMPLVRGDALVSPFADGVFDVAFSAYVAEHFPDGPDAVLRELHRVVRPGGALVLIVPFENWFRRAMLQPALRAYYAWARWRGRPLAFTEHRFRRDEVLAAVRGAGFAVERVAPDDYRYPWAKGLCVDLGGLVRPRGLAAGGWELNAPGRLLARTLNALSPWATCAGVLVVGRKACGASVPAPIPGRAQARPDQRR is encoded by the coding sequence ATGTTCAAGCAGTACGTGCACGCCGAGATCGCCGCCGGCCTCGACGAGACCTACCGCTTCGAGGCGTGGGCGGGGCAGACGCCCGGGGCGGCGTACTACGACGTGCACGCGGCGGTGATCGACGAGCGCGAGCAGTGCGTCCCGATCCTGCGCGACGTCCTCGCCGGCGGCCGCAAGCTGATCCTCGAATCGGGCTGCGGCAGCGGGCGTTGGCTGGCGTGGTTCGCGCGCCAGGGGCATCGCGCGGTCGGCCTCGACGACAGCGCCGGCCCCTTGCGGGTGGCGCGCGCGCACGACGCGGCGATGCCGCTGGTGCGCGGCGACGCGCTGGTCTCGCCGTTCGCCGACGGCGTGTTCGACGTCGCGTTCTCGGCCTACGTCGCCGAGCACTTTCCCGACGGCCCGGACGCCGTGCTGCGCGAGCTGCATCGCGTCGTCCGCCCCGGCGGCGCGCTGGTCCTCATCGTGCCCTTCGAGAACTGGTTCCGGCGGGCGATGCTGCAGCCGGCGCTGCGCGCCTACTACGCCTGGGCGCGCTGGCGCGGCCGGCCCCTCGCCTTCACCGAGCACCGCTTCCGGCGCGACGAGGTGCTCGCCGCGGTGCGCGGCGCCGGCTTCGCGGTCGAGCGCGTGGCGCCGGACGACTACCGCTATCCGTGGGCGAAGGGCCTGTGCGTCGACCTCGGCGGCCTGGTGCGCCCGCGCGGTCTGGCCGCCGGCGGCTGGGAGCTCAACGCCCCCGGCCGTCTGCTGGCGCGAACGCTGAACGCCCTGTCGCCATGGGCCACCTGCGCCGGCGTGCTGGTGGTCGGCCGCAAGGCGTGCGGCGCGTCAGTGCCAGCACCGATTCCAGGCCGCGCTCAGGCGCGTCCCGATCAGCGGCGCTGA
- a CDS encoding class I SAM-dependent methyltransferase, with product MSYKVLLWNSLSPIEWSQASWRKEGRQVPLEECEEELIRDVLLRHLPRQGLIVDAGCGSGKWPIYLRRRGYDVLGLEIDHNGCVIAAENEPGLAMARCDVRRIPLRDASVEAVISLGVVEHDEAGPQAALAEARRILRPGGLLILAVPFNNPWRRVIGNRLLDRVTRRRLAAGQQLGFNEYRFSRPEVRRYLADAGFTPLAAYPNELRPPKNMGLWVDWNNLAFSPLQPRTGELFVLPGLAGRLANLLQRWTPWLVCGEVVFVARAR from the coding sequence ATGAGCTACAAGGTCCTCCTCTGGAACAGCCTCTCGCCGATCGAGTGGAGCCAGGCGTCGTGGCGCAAGGAGGGGCGGCAGGTGCCGCTCGAGGAGTGCGAGGAGGAGCTGATCCGCGACGTGCTGCTGCGCCACCTGCCGCGCCAGGGGCTGATCGTCGACGCCGGCTGCGGCAGCGGCAAATGGCCGATCTACCTGCGCCGCCGCGGTTACGACGTGCTCGGCCTGGAGATCGACCACAACGGCTGTGTCATCGCCGCCGAGAACGAGCCCGGGCTGGCGATGGCGCGGTGCGACGTGCGCCGCATCCCGTTGCGCGACGCCAGCGTCGAGGCGGTGATCTCCCTCGGCGTCGTCGAGCACGACGAGGCCGGCCCGCAGGCGGCACTGGCCGAGGCGCGTCGCATTCTCCGCCCCGGCGGCCTGCTCATCCTCGCCGTGCCGTTCAACAACCCGTGGCGACGGGTGATCGGCAATCGCCTGCTCGATCGCGTCACCCGCCGCCGCCTCGCGGCCGGGCAGCAGCTCGGATTCAACGAGTACCGCTTCTCGCGTCCCGAGGTCCGCCGCTACCTGGCGGACGCGGGATTCACGCCGCTCGCCGCCTACCCCAACGAGCTGCGGCCGCCCAAGAACATGGGCCTGTGGGTCGACTGGAACAACCTCGCCTTCAGCCCGCTGCAGCCGCGCACCGGCGAGCTGTTCGTCCTCCCCGGTCTCGCCGGCCGCCTCGCCAACCTGCTGCAGCGCTGGACGCCGTGGCTGGTGTGCGGCGAGGTGGTGTTCGTCGCCCGGGCGCGGTGA
- a CDS encoding class I SAM-dependent methyltransferase: MSFAIHMPATLTPIEWSQAGWKVEGGAVTTEECERKLIGPLLLRELPRDGVIVDAGCGTGKWVIWLRRHGFRSIGLDCSREALGLARRAEPEVALALADAQRAPLRDDSVDAVLSLGVVEHDEAGPLAALRELRRVLKPGGLLVLDVPFNSPLRRLLVNPALRWVTRRRRRAGWRLAFAEYRFSLAELRRYLAAAGFAVVGAHPDDFLPPQNIGFSVDWHNLTFDPFRPTPPDQLFALPGWKGRAAATAVRLAPWLTCGEVTVLARKQG; encoded by the coding sequence GTGAGCTTCGCCATCCACATGCCGGCGACGCTGACGCCCATCGAGTGGAGCCAGGCGGGGTGGAAGGTCGAGGGCGGCGCGGTCACCACCGAGGAATGCGAGCGCAAGCTGATCGGGCCGCTGCTGCTGCGCGAGCTGCCGCGCGACGGGGTGATCGTCGACGCCGGCTGCGGTACGGGCAAGTGGGTGATCTGGCTGCGGCGCCACGGCTTTCGCAGCATCGGGCTCGACTGCAGCCGGGAGGCGCTCGGCCTGGCCCGCCGCGCCGAGCCCGAGGTCGCGCTGGCGCTCGCCGACGCGCAGCGGGCGCCGCTGCGCGACGACAGCGTCGACGCCGTGCTGTCGCTCGGCGTCGTCGAGCACGACGAGGCCGGTCCGCTCGCCGCCCTGCGCGAGCTGCGCCGCGTGCTCAAGCCGGGCGGGCTGCTGGTGCTCGACGTGCCGTTCAACAGCCCGCTGCGCCGCCTGCTGGTCAATCCGGCGCTGCGCTGGGTGACCCGCCGCCGTCGCCGCGCCGGCTGGCGGCTGGCCTTCGCCGAGTACCGCTTCAGCCTCGCCGAGCTGCGCCGCTATCTCGCCGCCGCCGGCTTCGCCGTCGTCGGCGCCCATCCCGACGACTTCCTGCCGCCGCAGAACATCGGCTTCTCGGTCGACTGGCACAACCTGACCTTCGACCCCTTCCGCCCGACACCGCCCGACCAGCTCTTCGCGCTCCCCGGCTGGAAAGGCCGCGCCGCCGCCACCGCCGTCCGCCTCGCCCCCTGGCTGACCTGCGGCGAGGTGACGGTGCTGGCGCGCAAGCAGGGGTGA
- a CDS encoding radical SAM protein, with translation MPFVEMSGLVQRVVAHPRLRSLREFLTPPQVPGGRLTARKLANLYLSRWEEARGRTVLRSKPLRLTVEATNVCNLRCPACFTGAGERGRGRSSMTLDLYRRLLDELAPTLFSVDFYNWGEPLLAKHIFAMLEEAHRRGLSTQISTNFSFPFDAARAERLVASGLDVLGVSIDGARQETYEGYRRRGNLEQVLANCRLVRDARRRLGAVAPKLVWEFHVFPHNVDDVETARAMAAELEMEIAVTKGWTVGAEWDPLSEHRFFWYPTPPARCRFPWQDAVVHNDGGVAPCCGTFYEEDDVGRIAASAGDGGAPDFAALWNGPGMQQARALFRDRHLPGGAAHVCRDCPITVIWERWQRHLATGEPFEPGFGTNDCFNYFWNRRPQRERKTA, from the coding sequence GTGCCGTTCGTTGAGATGTCGGGCCTGGTGCAGCGCGTCGTCGCGCACCCGCGCCTGCGCTCGCTGCGCGAATTCCTCACCCCGCCGCAGGTGCCGGGCGGCCGCCTGACGGCGCGCAAGCTCGCCAACCTCTACCTCTCGCGCTGGGAGGAGGCGCGCGGCCGCACCGTGCTGCGCAGCAAGCCGCTGCGCCTGACCGTCGAGGCGACCAACGTCTGCAACCTGCGCTGCCCGGCCTGCTTCACCGGCGCCGGCGAGCGCGGTCGCGGCCGTTCGAGCATGACGCTCGATCTCTACCGCCGGTTGCTCGACGAGCTCGCGCCGACGCTGTTCTCGGTCGACTTCTACAACTGGGGCGAGCCGCTGCTCGCCAAGCACATCTTCGCCATGCTCGAGGAGGCGCACCGGCGCGGCCTGTCGACGCAGATCAGCACCAACTTCAGCTTCCCCTTCGACGCGGCGCGCGCCGAGCGGCTGGTCGCCTCGGGGCTCGACGTGCTCGGCGTCTCGATCGACGGCGCCCGCCAGGAGACCTACGAGGGCTACCGGCGGCGCGGCAATCTCGAGCAGGTGCTGGCCAACTGCCGCCTGGTGCGCGACGCGAGACGCCGGCTCGGCGCCGTCGCGCCGAAGCTGGTCTGGGAGTTCCACGTGTTCCCCCACAACGTGGACGACGTCGAGACGGCGCGCGCCATGGCCGCCGAGCTGGAGATGGAGATCGCCGTCACCAAGGGCTGGACGGTCGGCGCGGAGTGGGATCCGCTCAGCGAGCACCGCTTCTTCTGGTACCCGACGCCGCCGGCGCGCTGCCGCTTCCCGTGGCAGGACGCCGTGGTGCACAACGACGGCGGCGTCGCCCCGTGCTGCGGCACGTTCTACGAGGAGGACGACGTCGGCCGCATCGCCGCCAGCGCCGGCGACGGCGGCGCCCCCGACTTCGCCGCTCTCTGGAACGGCCCCGGCATGCAACAGGCGCGCGCCCTGTTCCGCGACCGCCACCTCCCCGGCGGCGCCGCGCACGTCTGCCGCGATTGCCCGATCACCGTCATCTGGGAGCGCTGGCAGCGCCACCTCGCCACCGGCGAGCCGTTCGAGCCGGGATTCGGCACCAACGACTGCTTCAACTATTTCTGGAACCGGCGGCCGCAGCGCGAACGGAAGACGGCGTGA
- a CDS encoding radical SAM protein has translation MTLPEPLQRAWSTLIAHPWWRRVVTSETYTDAREFLSLPPWQGYELTLRRLLNLYLVRWQIGRGSTRLRGNPIKLTVEATNICNLKCPACFTGSGQEGRARSHMSLDLYRRLLDELGPTLFELEFYNWGEPLLARHIYTMIGEAHQRGISTTVSTNFSIPFDAEKAERLVQSGLTVLGVSIDGARQETYEQYRVKGDLSLVLHNCRLVRDAKRRLSSQWPRMIWEFHVFPHNTGDIEAARQMAAELDMEIAVDKGWVIGPEWDTEGAFRYFLEAQPRRCPFLWGFAVVNNDGGVSPCCGTFYREDDRGRLAAKPGDGGAASFREVWNGERFTAARRFFRRREGSPAEREDVCFGCPVTVNWERFEAHTRAGGSKATFRPDFTANDCANYFWERRPARPEGRSPKVVPLPVAAAADDGERAVR, from the coding sequence ATGACGCTTCCCGAGCCCCTTCAGCGCGCCTGGTCGACGCTCATCGCCCACCCCTGGTGGCGGCGGGTCGTCACCAGCGAGACCTACACGGACGCCCGCGAGTTCCTCTCGCTGCCGCCCTGGCAGGGCTACGAGCTGACGCTGCGCCGGCTGCTCAATCTCTACCTGGTGCGCTGGCAGATCGGCCGCGGCAGCACGCGGCTGCGCGGCAACCCGATCAAGCTGACGGTCGAAGCGACGAACATCTGCAACCTGAAATGCCCCGCCTGCTTCACCGGCAGCGGCCAGGAGGGGCGGGCGCGTTCGCACATGTCGCTCGATCTCTACCGCCGGCTGCTCGACGAGCTCGGGCCGACGCTGTTCGAGCTCGAGTTCTACAACTGGGGCGAGCCGCTGCTCGCGCGGCACATCTACACCATGATCGGCGAGGCGCATCAGCGCGGCATCTCGACCACGGTCAGCACCAACTTCAGCATCCCGTTCGACGCCGAGAAGGCGGAGCGCCTGGTGCAGTCGGGGCTGACGGTGCTCGGCGTGTCGATCGACGGCGCCCGCCAGGAGACCTACGAGCAGTACCGGGTCAAGGGCGACCTGTCGCTGGTGCTGCACAACTGCCGCCTGGTGCGCGACGCCAAGCGCCGCCTGAGCTCGCAGTGGCCGCGCATGATCTGGGAGTTCCACGTCTTCCCGCACAACACCGGGGACATCGAAGCGGCGCGCCAGATGGCGGCCGAGCTCGACATGGAGATCGCGGTGGACAAGGGCTGGGTGATCGGCCCGGAGTGGGACACCGAGGGGGCGTTCCGCTACTTCCTCGAGGCGCAGCCGAGGCGCTGCCCGTTCCTGTGGGGGTTCGCGGTGGTCAACAACGACGGCGGCGTGTCGCCGTGCTGCGGCACGTTCTATCGCGAGGACGACCGCGGCCGCCTGGCGGCGAAGCCCGGCGACGGCGGCGCCGCGAGCTTCCGCGAGGTGTGGAACGGCGAGCGTTTCACCGCCGCGCGCCGCTTCTTCCGCCGCCGCGAGGGCTCGCCGGCGGAGCGCGAGGACGTCTGCTTCGGCTGTCCGGTGACCGTCAACTGGGAGCGCTTCGAGGCCCACACGCGCGCCGGCGGCAGCAAGGCGACGTTCCGCCCCGACTTCACCGCCAACGACTGCGCCAACTACTTCTGGGAGCGCCGGCCGGCGCGGCCCGAGGGGCGCTCGCCGAAGGTGGTGCCGCTGCCGGTGGCGGCCGCCGCCGACGACGGCGAGCGTGCCGTTCGTTGA
- a CDS encoding glycosyltransferase family 2 protein yields the protein MTPRPVDIIVPVFNEADNVDELVARVVRQGLGEALVFVDNGSTDGTLERLARYPFVTVIRHATNEGYGGSICDGIRRTSGEKILIIDADLEYPPEALPRLVAALDTAAVVYASRFRGGAPAAMPLVRRVGNALCTALYNRLYGQRTTDLYTGMKGLRRGAVPLERLRRHGFEHAAEIAALVALSGHRIEEIGIEYAVRARGRSKMRHVPETLKLVAALIGYRIRGTV from the coding sequence ATGACGCCACGCCCGGTCGACATCATCGTGCCGGTCTTCAACGAGGCCGACAACGTCGACGAGCTCGTCGCCCGGGTCGTGCGGCAGGGCCTCGGGGAGGCGCTGGTCTTCGTCGACAACGGCTCGACCGACGGCACCCTGGAACGGCTGGCGCGCTACCCGTTCGTCACCGTCATTCGCCACGCTACCAACGAGGGCTACGGTGGCTCGATCTGCGACGGCATCCGCCGCACCTCGGGCGAGAAGATCCTGATCATCGATGCCGACCTCGAGTATCCGCCCGAGGCGCTGCCGCGGCTGGTCGCGGCGCTCGACACGGCGGCGGTGGTGTACGCCTCGCGCTTCCGCGGCGGCGCGCCGGCGGCGATGCCGCTGGTGCGCCGCGTCGGCAACGCCCTCTGCACCGCCCTCTACAACCGCCTGTACGGGCAGCGGACGACCGACCTCTACACGGGGATGAAAGGGCTGCGCCGCGGCGCCGTGCCGCTCGAACGGCTGCGCCGGCACGGCTTCGAGCACGCCGCCGAGATCGCCGCCCTGGTGGCGCTGTCGGGGCACCGCATCGAGGAGATCGGCATCGAGTACGCGGTGCGCGCCCGCGGCCGCTCCAAGATGCGCCACGTGCCGGAGACGCTGAAGCTGGTCGCGGCGCTGATCGGCTACCGCATCCGCGGCACCGTCTGA